A single window of Flavobacterium sp. 140616W15 DNA harbors:
- a CDS encoding histone H1: MNDLLVKINAELEIFKTESESLIEKGVKAAGARARKSTLEIEKLLKEFRKVSIEESKK, encoded by the coding sequence ATGAACGATTTACTAGTAAAAATCAACGCGGAACTTGAAATATTCAAAACAGAATCTGAATCTTTAATTGAAAAAGGTGTTAAAGCGGCAGGGGCAAGAGCCCGCAAATCAACACTGGAAATTGAAAAACTGTTGAAAGAGTTTAGAAAGGTTTCTATTGAGGAGTCTAAGAAATAA
- a CDS encoding phospholipase D-like domain-containing protein, translated as MKVTAYFEDHKNIIEEELKKAKKEVVAAVAWINFELYNDVFIALLEREIQLKIICTDNPSNRRYMDCIKNLQKKGAVIKLLQMPSNNNHMHHKFAIIDGVTILNGSFNWSLNAAKSFENLTVIENCNSEAKKFLREFDAILKIEKETIKKLQKFSRCKNCIDGELLNVLVFSEQSTEYSETYGDVICVCNNCLEFDKIEECVQDSQIYTLINELSGASDDFEYDHIEEYLYQHLASHSDLDIHAIGKVKSTVDWQDNDDVETRILWKNKFVGDRLPDSLDHDFGVYYDN; from the coding sequence ATGAAAGTAACTGCCTATTTCGAAGATCATAAAAATATAATAGAAGAAGAATTAAAAAAGGCAAAAAAAGAAGTTGTGGCAGCGGTAGCATGGATAAACTTTGAACTGTACAATGATGTCTTTATTGCTCTTTTAGAAAGAGAAATTCAACTTAAAATTATCTGCACGGACAATCCGTCTAATCGAAGATATATGGATTGTATCAAAAACCTTCAAAAAAAAGGTGCGGTGATAAAATTACTGCAAATGCCCAGTAACAATAATCATATGCATCACAAATTTGCTATAATTGATGGAGTAACTATTTTAAATGGTTCTTTTAACTGGTCGCTTAACGCAGCAAAAAGTTTTGAAAATCTGACTGTAATTGAGAATTGCAATTCAGAAGCTAAAAAGTTTCTTCGCGAATTCGATGCTATTCTAAAAATTGAAAAGGAAACAATAAAAAAATTACAGAAATTTTCGCGCTGCAAAAACTGCATCGATGGTGAGCTTTTAAACGTTTTAGTGTTCAGCGAGCAAAGCACAGAATATTCCGAAACATACGGAGATGTAATCTGCGTATGTAACAATTGTCTGGAATTTGATAAAATCGAAGAATGCGTTCAGGACAGCCAGATATACACACTTATTAATGAATTAAGCGGAGCCAGCGATGACTTTGAATACGATCATATTGAAGAATATCTTTATCAGCATTTAGCATCCCATTCAGATTTAGATATTCATGCAATCGGTAAAGTAAAGTCAACTGTTGACTGGCAGGATAATGACGACGTTGAAACCCGCATTCTCTGGAAAAATAAATTCGTAGGGGATAGACTGCCAGATTCACTGGATCATGATTTTGGAGTTTATTACGACAACTAA
- a CDS encoding SLATT domain-containing protein produces the protein MTDEKRKMILDWMRKIHQLEYANIDQSIYWSNREKYIGISAFALSTLIACSYRFPGLEPDTFQKLPILLKHEFMIPLLTTIVAILTGLQTFLKPGEKSEAHRKLGNSYEKLRHKIETVLTGNLLEYELNQKIESIRKDWENMEYLNVSPRNFEKGKKRVKSLNKYPEELGFLPNQKKTETIVN, from the coding sequence ATGACTGACGAAAAGCGTAAAATGATTTTGGACTGGATGAGAAAAATCCATCAACTTGAGTATGCCAATATAGATCAATCAATTTATTGGTCAAATCGTGAAAAATATATTGGTATTTCGGCATTTGCCTTATCCACTTTAATTGCTTGTTCTTACAGATTTCCTGGACTTGAGCCAGATACATTTCAAAAACTTCCAATCCTTTTGAAACATGAGTTTATGATCCCGCTGTTAACTACAATCGTAGCAATTCTGACGGGCTTACAAACATTTCTTAAACCGGGCGAAAAATCAGAAGCGCATAGAAAATTAGGCAATAGCTATGAAAAACTTAGACATAAAATTGAAACCGTTTTGACTGGAAATTTATTAGAATACGAGCTCAATCAAAAAATTGAATCTATCAGGAAGGATTGGGAAAACATGGAATATTTGAATGTCTCGCCACGTAATTTTGAGAAAGGAAAAAAACGTGTAAAATCATTAAACAAATATCCCGAAGAGCTTGGTTTTCTTCCTAATCAAAAAAAAACAGAGACTATAGTTAATTAG
- a CDS encoding sacsin N-terminal ATP-binding-like domain-containing protein, with the protein MTYNEEEVKELFEVVFKLSAKDINDKLIKVRNRPEIAKRRWFWELLQNAKDAVKPDERVSVKLIIGSNNGQEFIDFQHNGNPFRYQDAKNLVFPYSDKGDEENSDKSGRFGTGFLATHILSKKTQVKGIYLKDDQALNFNFTLDRSGSDKPQIAESINNTWQEFRAKRTEIQNYKYSSSNFETSFKYELDTHSLHLATQSILDFDVSLPFALAFIPKIQSVEILNQISNSTITYHKIDETTKQLTENIKLIAIEKKTFENGQNKAEIINLIICSDGVVDIAVEIYELNGKTYIKEFIEHQPLLFCPFPLIGANDFKFPLAINSISFLPKEERDGIWLADTIEGKTNQGLLEQVVPLFQSITNYASTQKWQDTYLLFKSLKDSLLIADFNSTWFKEKIQTPIKNYIKQVPLVDVDNGESLPISLNEQKVYFQSELKEDVRLQLWDFMNALFPNRIPQKVQSSNWYGVIWDDCPKHNINSFTKLISSYKTVENLQIALSKTKDETLLWLNNFVAFVNKEEASLLNITDSQILPNQFGTFKKKDELFLDDDTIDQELKIILADISKVTSKVTDWRNDMLDKKIFLELPSTRTKTLSLIGTTISDTIKDLLKEENPSNELRDVFSRLLNWLNDNHYKAKEHFKGLRTETLLYKTANESKIRHITDLLQKDRDGKISVEDLSNIDATKIALLQDPDLELKIRLGEQVLADLRKEKEEFKFKKETGDIFETLFHQLINNDNRLIIQKVEGEEDFIITNPANDKRFYIELKSIRTTENQINMTHKQAKKANAHPDNYFLCIIPNNGEHIDQNYFLNNAKFDQTIGLKLSNKIKEALAFEAPEVGISVEFEDALLSSYSKYRYKFAIQRNIWGQDNFDVFKTKLLN; encoded by the coding sequence ATGACATATAACGAAGAAGAAGTAAAAGAATTATTTGAAGTAGTATTCAAACTTTCAGCAAAGGACATAAATGACAAATTAATAAAAGTTCGTAATCGACCTGAAATTGCAAAAAGAAGATGGTTTTGGGAATTATTACAAAATGCAAAAGATGCTGTTAAACCTGACGAAAGAGTTTCTGTTAAACTAATAATTGGGTCAAATAATGGACAAGAATTTATTGATTTTCAGCACAATGGAAATCCATTTCGCTATCAAGACGCAAAAAATTTAGTATTCCCATATTCAGACAAAGGAGACGAAGAAAATTCAGACAAATCAGGACGATTTGGAACAGGCTTTTTAGCTACACATATTCTATCAAAAAAAACACAAGTAAAGGGTATTTACTTAAAAGACGATCAAGCCCTTAACTTTAATTTTACTCTTGATCGTTCAGGTTCTGACAAACCTCAAATTGCTGAGAGTATAAATAATACTTGGCAAGAATTTAGAGCAAAACGCACAGAAATTCAGAATTATAAATACAGTTCATCTAATTTTGAAACTTCTTTTAAATATGAATTAGACACTCATAGTTTACATTTAGCAACACAGTCAATTTTAGATTTTGATGTTTCACTTCCTTTTGCATTAGCATTTATACCTAAAATACAATCAGTTGAAATACTAAATCAAATTTCTAACTCTACTATTACTTATCACAAAATTGATGAGACAACGAAGCAACTAACAGAAAATATCAAGCTAATTGCAATAGAAAAAAAGACCTTTGAAAATGGACAAAACAAAGCGGAAATCATTAATTTAATAATATGTTCTGACGGTGTTGTTGATATTGCGGTTGAAATTTATGAATTGAATGGTAAAACATACATAAAGGAATTTATTGAACATCAACCTTTATTGTTTTGCCCCTTTCCTTTAATTGGTGCTAATGATTTCAAATTTCCATTAGCCATTAATAGTATTTCATTTTTACCCAAAGAAGAAAGAGATGGGATTTGGTTAGCTGACACAATCGAAGGAAAAACAAATCAAGGCCTTTTAGAACAAGTTGTTCCTTTATTTCAATCAATTACGAACTACGCCTCTACTCAAAAATGGCAGGACACATATTTGCTGTTTAAATCTCTAAAAGACAGTTTACTTATTGCGGACTTTAACTCAACTTGGTTCAAGGAAAAAATTCAAACACCTATAAAGAATTACATAAAACAAGTTCCATTAGTTGATGTTGATAATGGAGAGAGCCTACCAATTTCCCTAAACGAACAAAAAGTATATTTCCAGTCAGAATTAAAAGAAGATGTTCGTTTGCAACTTTGGGACTTTATGAATGCTCTATTTCCAAATAGAATTCCTCAAAAAGTTCAATCAAGCAATTGGTATGGTGTAATTTGGGACGACTGTCCAAAGCATAATATTAACTCATTTACTAAACTAATATCATCATACAAAACGGTTGAAAATTTACAAATTGCTCTCTCAAAAACAAAAGATGAAACGTTGTTATGGCTCAATAACTTTGTGGCATTCGTAAATAAAGAAGAAGCATCGCTATTAAATATTACCGATAGTCAAATACTTCCAAACCAATTTGGAACTTTTAAAAAGAAAGATGAGCTATTTCTTGATGATGACACAATAGACCAAGAACTTAAAATAATTCTTGCAGACATATCAAAAGTAACATCCAAAGTAACTGATTGGCGTAACGATATGTTAGATAAAAAGATTTTTCTTGAACTTCCATCAACACGAACGAAAACACTTTCCTTAATAGGAACTACAATTTCTGACACAATAAAAGACTTGCTGAAAGAAGAAAACCCCTCTAATGAATTAAGGGATGTTTTTTCTCGGTTACTAAATTGGCTTAATGACAATCATTATAAAGCGAAAGAACATTTTAAAGGACTTAGAACGGAAACTTTACTATACAAAACAGCAAACGAAAGTAAAATAAGACACATAACTGATCTTCTGCAAAAAGACCGTGATGGAAAAATATCTGTTGAAGATTTATCCAACATTGATGCAACCAAAATAGCTCTGCTTCAAGACCCAGATTTGGAGCTTAAAATAAGGTTGGGTGAACAAGTTCTTGCGGACTTACGGAAAGAAAAAGAAGAGTTTAAATTCAAGAAGGAAACAGGCGATATTTTTGAGACATTATTTCATCAGCTAATTAACAACGATAACAGGCTGATTATTCAAAAAGTTGAAGGAGAAGAAGATTTCATTATTACAAATCCTGCAAACGATAAACGTTTTTACATTGAGTTAAAATCAATTAGAACAACAGAAAATCAAATAAACATGACACATAAGCAAGCCAAAAAAGCCAATGCTCATCCCGATAATTATTTTCTTTGTATTATACCTAACAACGGAGAACATATCGACCAAAACTATTTTCTAAATAATGCCAAATTTGACCAAACTATTGGATTAAAACTATCGAACAAAATAAAGGAAGCTTTAGCATTTGAAGCACCAGAGGTTGGAATAAGTGTTGAATTTGAAGATGCCCTTTTAAGTTCATACAGTAAGTATCGTTACAAGTTTGCAATTCAAAGAAACATTTGGGGTCAAGATAATTTTGACGTTTTTAAAACAAAATTACTTAACTAA